The genomic interval GTTGACCAAAGTGCCTTTTACTCGATTGGAAACCGATTGGAAAGAAGGAACTCAAGAGGTAATTGTGTACAGCAACGCCGATCAAGTAGAACTGGTTTTGAACGGAAAAATAATTGCAACGCAATCTCCAACGATCAAAGACGATTATAAAAATCTAAAGCATGCTCCATTTCATTTTAAAATAGAAAATTTCGAAAAAGGGACGCTTACCGCTAATGGTTTGGTCGAAGGACAAAAAATGTCTAGCGATACCAAAATGACACCCGAAGCTCCAGATCATATAATATTGGAATTGGATTCAGATGGTCGAAAATTGACTGCTGATGGGTCGGATATTATCGTAGGTTACGCCAAAGTAGTCGACAAAAACGGTACGATATTGCAAGATGTGGATATGGACATTAGTTTTTCGGTAAAAGGAAACGCTACTATTGTTGGGGATCAAACGGCCGCACATTCCAACCCAATGTTTACGACTCATGGGGTTGCACCCGTCCTGATTCAGGCAGGTACAGCGGTTGGGAAAATTGAAGTTACCGCTTTTGCGAAAGGTTTGAAGTCGGGCAAAGCTAGTATCATGAGTACCAAAGTAGATGACAACGCATTCGAACCAGAAACCATTCACGATTTAGAACAAGTAAAAGTAGATTTGGGAGGAAACGATCAATTGGTGCAATTTGATTGGACTCCATGGAACGGAAATGACAACAATGCAGGCATTAAAACCTTCAGCGAGATGGGTGGATTTACAGCCAAAATCGAAGCTATTGGCAAAGTTGAAAACACGAGATGGTTGGGCGAAATTAATGTTATTGGTAAATATGGATTTGCTTGCGGAGATGGTGTTTTAGGCGCGACCAAAGAGGGTTTATCGCTAGAATTAACGGGACTTAAAAAAGGAAAATACCAATTAAAAACGGTACACCATGCCCCAAGAACCAATACAGACAGTATGGATCCAAATCAAGAAAAAGCGGCGACTTACAAGATTTACCAAATTCCGTATGCTAAAAAAATAAACATCAGTACTACAGATAAAAACGGAACTACAGTAAAAGAAAACATTGTAGTAACGGAAGGAAGTGATATGCAAAATAAATCTTTTGGTAACAGTACACAGTATTTTGAATCTGACGGTATAAATTCAGTTAAAATTATTTTTAAAGACCCAAAAGGTGCGGCAGTTTGGTTGAATAATTTTGAATTGAGTCAATGGTATTAATGGCATTCATTTTATTAAAACATTTAGCATAAATCCTCACTGATGAAGACTATTAAGAGGTAAGAAACATTTAAATCATAGATAAAAAAATAAATTTTCTTACCTCATCATTTATGCAGACTTGAATAAAGTTCATGACATTCAAGTTGTATGCTTCGACTTCGCTCACAGAGGCTAAACTGTATGTTTCATGATGTTCATTATTTAAATTTATGTGTTTTATTTTACGAAAATAAAACCATCTAAAATATTTTATTTATTTCAAAGCAAAAAAAAGGAGCGTTTTTCAACGCTCCTTTCTCATTTTTACTGAATTTTATTTTTGCCAGTATGCATTCCATTCTTTCATTTTTTCTGGTCCTAGAATACGTTGTGTCTTAGGCCAATACTCTTTGTTGATTTCTTGAATTTTAGCTTTTTCTTCTTCGCTTTCCAATTTCAGTTTTTTTACATCTTGAATTCTTTGAGTTCTTTCTGCAGCCATCGCTTTAAGTTGATCAACTTGTTCAGTAGGCAAATTCAATTCTTTTGCGCCGTTCTCTAAACTTTTTTTCTCTTGCGCATTTATTGCTGAAGTACAAAGTGCTAAGGCTGCAATTACTAATAGTTTCTTCATGGTTGTTTTTGATTTAAAAATTAATATTCATTTAGGTAGTTAAAATTCTCATTAATAAATATACACTCATCATAATCTATACCTTTTTGATATAAACATAATAAGCAACATTTTCTTGCCCTTGAGCATTAATAAAACTGGCATTTAAGATGGTTTTTCCAGCTTTCAAATGCATTTTAAAATCTGCTGACAAAGCATTTGGATTGACCTTAATTTGTTCTTTTTTTTCATTTCCAAACTGAACGGTTGCCGATACATAATTCATTTTTGTACCTGCAGGAACTGGGTTTTCAAGACCAGGAAGTTCTTGTTTTGAGATTCCTTTGGCAACGGCATTAAGAGCCAATTTAGATTCAACAGGATAACGACGCAATTCAATTTCGTAATTACCTTCTTCCACAATATCCACATTCCAATATCCTAATCCCATAGATCCGTTGCGAATCATGGTTTGATTCCAAGGTTGTTTTCCTTCTTCTCCATGAACATCATGAGCAGTCAATGTAATTGGGTTTTCTACTTTTGTTCCTACTTTGAATGAAACTACATCTTTAAAAGTTGGAGCTGTTTTATTCCACCAGTTTTCATAAAAAGATTTCAATTCAGCTACTTTTTCGGGATTTTTACTTGCTAGATTATCTTTTTGCCCAATATCTGTAGAGATATTATATAAGTCTTTACCGTTAATCAATCTCCATTTATCCTGCATTACCGAAGAGTTTTTCCATTTTCTAGGCTCTTGAACCCGTTGTGAATCGGTGATCAAAATTCTATTGCTGTCAAAAGCTTTTCCTTTCAATAAAGGAACAAAACTTTTTCCTGCCAATTCTAAGTGGTCTTTTGGCAATTGAATTCCACACAATTCTGCTAGTGTTGGCATAATATCTACATGAGCAGTCAAGGTATTAATATCTTTTGACCCAGTAATTTTACCGTTTTTCCAATAGATAAAGAAAGGGACACGGTGTCCACCTTCATATTCACTACCTTTATTTCCTTTCATTCCAGCATTGTAACCTCTCACTTTTCCTTCTTTAAAAGAATAACCACTAGAAGTACCGTTATCTGTCATGAAAATTAAAATCGTATTATCAGCGATTCCAAGTTGTTGAATAGACTTTCTCAGTTTACCAAAATTTTCATCTGCATTGGTGATCATACCATAAAAGCGTTTTTGAGAATCAGATAATAAATCATCGCTTATGTCCTTATACATGTTATAATATTCGACTGGCACATTATAAGGACCGTGTGGAGCATTGGTTGCTATATAGCAGAAAAACGGTTTGTTTTTATTAGATTTAATAAAATCAATTGCTTCGCCAAAAAACACATCAGTGCAATATCCCGTGTATTTTTGTGGTTTTCCGTTTTTAAAATAAGTGTCATTAAAGTAAGTGTTCCCCCAATAATCTGGTGTTTGTTCTACTCCACCACCTTGATGCATAACAGTATGTTGAAAACCTCTGTTTTCTGGTAAAAAATCATGATTATCACCCAAGTGCCATTTTCCAAATCCACCTGTAACATATCCTGCTTGGGTAAACATATCCCCCAAAGTTTTTTCGTTTTCACGCAATAATGACCATCCTCCTACTGTGTGCCAAACCCCCACTTCATCGGCATAGCGACCTGTCATTAATCCAGAGCGAGTAGGTGCACAAGTTGGCCCTACGTGAAAATCGGTTAAATGATAACTTTCTTTATAAAACAGATCTAATTCTGGTGTTTTTATGATTGTATTTCCATGAGCTGCCACATCGCCATAGCCTTGATCATCTGTCATTACAAGAATAACATTGGGCTTGCTGTTTTTAGAAGTTTGTGCTTCATTTTTTGATGCACAGCTAATCAATAATACACTCAAAAGTGCGGTGATTTTTAGAGTTTTCATTTTTTATATACTAGTTAATATTTTTCCATTGTTGTTAATTCTGGTGAACCTCCACGATTGCCACAACCAGATGCAATATATAATGTATTATTATAAATCACGACTCCCGAGCCGTGTCTTCCTGTAACCAATTTTGGAAAAACACTCCATTCATTGGTTTTTATATTTAAGGCATCTACCTCAGCATGTGCTGGATTTTGTCTTATGGACTCTCCTCCAATTACCAAAACCTGATTTTTATACAAAGTTGCCATTGTTCCTGCTCGTTCATTAGGAAGTGGAGACTTCAAAGTTTCCCATTTGTTTTTTTTAATATCAAATACATCGACAGCGCCAATGGTTTCGGCAAATGTGTTTTTAGGCGCTTTAGACAATCGTCCTCCCAAAACATATATTTTGTCTTTAGCTAAAACAGCTTGAAAATGATCTCTCGCTCTTGGAGCATCAGGAAGTACTTTCCATTCACCTGTTTTGATGTTGTAGCTGTCCATCTTATTTTGATGTCCGTCTATATGTCCGTTTGTAATTCCGCAAGAAATATATACAATGCCATCGTGAATGACATTTCCTGTTGAACCTCTCAATCGAGCAGTAGGGATTTTATCTCCCGTAGCCCATGAATTTGTGGTTGTATTGTAGCTATAAATTACAGGAACCGGAACTTCGGCAGGATATTGGCCAGTCAAAGCACCAATAAAATAGACGTTATCTTGATAAACAACCGGTTGAAAATGGTGTAATTCTATTGGCGGTTTAGCCCCTAAACTCCATTTTTGAGTTAGAGCATCATATATACTTACCGGTCTAATTCCACGTCCTCCCAATAAATACATTTTAGAATTCACGCGTACAAAAGCCGCTTCATGACGAGCAATTGGTTTGGAGTCATCTTTTGAATTGACTTCCTGCCATTGTTTGCTTACCGATTCTGCGCTGGATTGTATCTTTCGACTACAGCCCAAAGCAATTATCAATACTCCCAAACCTGTAAAAAGGTATTTTTGTGTCAAAATTATTTTAACTTAATTATACTGAAGTAAAAGTACCCAATCTATTAAGTGACTAGGATAAGTTATGGCTATAAAGCTAGAACATATGTTTTTTCATGGGTAAAACACCAATAAAACTAGTAAAAAACAAAACAGTCTATCGATTTTATTACTTTTGCTTCAAAAATCAAACATGTCCCAATACTTCCTTGATATAAACTATAACGGTCAAATATATTCCGAAGAAGTACTTAATTTTAAGGAATTCGAAGCTTGTGTTTTTACTGATTGTGATTTCTCTGCTTGTAGTTTTACAGCGGTGACTTTTATAGATTGTAATTTTAACAACTGTAATTTTAATGGTACCAAAATCAGTCACGTTGCTTTTAGAACCGTACATTTCAATAATTGCCAAATCAAAGAAGTGAATTTTGCCATGTGTGACAAACTCATTTTTGAAATTCATTTCAACAACTGTTTTTTGGATTTCTCCAAATTTTATGCGCTAAAAATGAAAGCTACCAGTTTTACTAATTGTAGTTTAATCGCGGTCGATTTTATGCAAACTGATTTGACGGCTGTTTTCTTTAACAACTGTGATTTGTATCGTGCCGAATTTGATCACGCCAACGCCAACAAAGCCGATTTTAAAACCAGTAGAAATTATACTATTGACCCCAAAAAGACCAAATTAAAGAAAGCCGTTTTTTCGTTAGCAGAACTCAAAGGCTTACTTTTTAGTCATAATATTATTGTGGAATAATTTAGATCCGTATCTCCATCACATAATCTTCCATCCAATAGCCTTGACCGATGTCAATATTTTCTTCTTTGACAATCGAAAAACCTATTTTTTTATAAAAACCCAATGCTTTATTGAATCGATTGACGTTTAAACAAACGGATTGAGATTCATTATCTTTTGCATTTTTAGCAACATAATCGACTAACAACTTCCCCACTCCTTTCCCTTGTGAAACTGGTAATAAATACAATTTATGAATTTTGGTGGTTTGATTATTGAAATAGTGATGTTCGAAAGAAACAAAACCCAAAATCGTTTCGTTTTCTTTAGCTAGCGCAAAATAATGTCCATTGGCCGAATCCGCTTTCATTTTATCAACCGAATAAAATAAATCCAACATATAGTTCATTTGTTCGATTGATAAAATAGCGCCATAAGCTTCAGGCCAAGTCGCCTTTGCTATAGCTTGAATAATTTCAAAATCAGCTGGATTGGCTGCGGAAATTTCAATCTTATTATTTGGTAAAAATTCTGTCTTTGCGTTCATTCAGTATGATGAAATTAATTTTATTAACCTTTTTTTTTAATTGAATAAATTCTGAAGAAACATCAGTCCATTCTCTATCTTTGATTCTCATTCAAAAATACCAATTTCTAAAACTTAAACCTTTAGAATAAACCACTTTGGACTTAAAGTCCATAGATTTGGTTGGCAGACTTAAAGTCTGCAAGGATGAATTACAAAAAAAAAGAAAATTAGTCACAGATTAAATTGATTTACACAGATTAAATCCTTCTAATCCAAATAATCTGTGGCAAAAAGTTTTTAGAAGCTAAAGCGAAATGCACTAAAGTACATATTTTTTAGCTATAATTTGAGACCAATAGAACAAAACTTATTGTTTTAACCTTTCTTCTTTTCTAAACTCAAAAAAGCCTTCCCTAGATACTGAATAATATCAGAAGCGATAAAAGACTGAGTCCCCATTTCGGGCAAAGCAAGATCAGCGGTTAGTCCATGGAGGTAAACACCAATAATTGCCGCATCCAAAGAATCATAGGATTGCGCTAATAAACTCGTGATTATTCCTGTCAACACATCACCACTTCCAGCTGTTGCCAAAGCGGCATTTCCTGTTGAATTTTGATACACATAAGAACCATTAATAATATGTGTAGGCGCTCCTTTCATTACAACAATAACATTGTGTTTTATCGAAAAACTAATGGTTTTAGCCATTTTGTCTTCCTCATTTTGCCAATCCCCAACCAACCTTTTCAACTCTTTGGGATGAGGAGTGAGAATCGTTTTTGGAGATAAATAGGCTAACCCTTCTGGGTTCTTTGATAGAATATTCAATCCGTCAGCATCAATAACCATAGGGTAATAATTTTTTTTCAAAAAATTCAAAACTGCCTTCTGTGTTTGTGGAGAAATTCCCAAACCTGGACCTATCCCAATCGCGTTAGGATGAAAACCTATATTTATATTCGAAATACGTTTTTCAACATCATCGGTATACACCATCACCTCAGGATTGGCCAATTGAAGTATGTGATAACCACATCGAGGTATAAAAGCCGTTACCAATCCACAACCTGTTTTAATACAAGACTTTGTAGCCAAGACTGCTGCGCCAATTTTCCCATAACTTCCCGCAATAATCAATGCATGACCTTGAATTCCTTTATGCGTATCAAAAGCTACAGGTTTGAATCTTTTTAAAATTTCATTTTTATCAATATATTTAATCGGTCTCATTATTTGTAAATATTTACTTAAAATTACAACTAATTTTAGGAACAGTTGTGAAATTTGCACATAATTTAAACCCGAAACCTAAACTTGAAGGTCATAAATCCATATTATATAAAAACTATAAAGTCTAAGCCGTTGGGTGAAATTGGTTTTATTAGATAAATTATCGTCAGTTCGAGTGATTTTCGACAGAAAATTGTATCGAGAACTAGAATATTTATCTAATAAAACGGTTCTCGATACATTTTTTGTTCCATTTCATTACACAAAAAACACTCGAACTGACGTTTTCAATAATTTCACCCAACGAGTAAAAATCTAATCAATGTAATAAATCAAGCCTGATTTTAATTCCTTAATAAGTGATAGCTTTCACTTTGGTCAGTCCATAAAAAAGCAATAAATTAGCGACTTCAAAATCATAGACAGACAAAATGAAAAATACAGCGTTAACGCACATACACGAAGCTTTGGGAGCAAAAATGTTGCCTTTTGCAGGTTACAATATGCCTATTTCATACGAAGGAATCAATGCAGAACACGAAACAGTTCGTACTGCCGTAGGTGTTTTTGATGTTTCGCACATGGGAGAGTTTTTACTCTCGGGACCAAATGCTTTGGCTTTAATCCAAAAAGTAACTTCCAATGACGCTGCTGTTTTAGTAGACGGAAAAGCACAATATTCATGTTTACCCAACGCAACAGGCGGAATCGTAGATGATTTATTGGTTTACAAAATCAAAGACGAGCAGTATTTATTGGTGGTAAACGCCTCTAATATCGACAAAGATTGGGAATGGATTTCGAGCCAAAATGATCTAGATGTCGATATGAAAAACCTATCCGAAGATTATTCCTTATTGGCGATTCAAGGACCAAAAGCCGTTGAAGCTATGCAAGCATTATCTTCTATCGATTTAGCTTCTATCGAATATTATAATTTTGTAGTAGGTGATTTTGCAGGAATCGAACATGTAATCATCTCTGCAACGGGTTATACTGGTGCGGGTGGATTTGAAATTTATTGCAAAAACAGTGAAGCCAAACAAATTTGGAACAAAGTTTTTGAAGCTGGTGCAGCATTCGGAATCAAACCAATTGGTCTAGCCGCTCGTGATACTTTGCGTCTCGAAATGGGTTTCTGTTTGTACGGAAACGACATCAACGACACCACTTCGCCACTAGAAGCCGGTTTGGGATGGATTACCAAATTCAACAAAGAATTCACCAATTCGGCTAACCTAAAAGCACAAAAAGAAGCTGGTGTAACTCGTAAACTAGTCGGTTTCGAAATGCAAGAGCGCGCTATCCCAAGACACGATTACGAAATCGTAGACGCCAACGGCAACGAAATCGGAATCGTAACTTCGGGAACCATGTCACCATCTTTGAATAAAGGAATCGGTTTGGGTTATGTCACCGTTGAAAACAGCAAAATAGACAGCGAAATTTTCATTCGCATTCGCAAAAAAGACGCAGCTGCCAAAGTAGTCAAGTTGCCTTTTTATAAAAAATAGCAACAAGAAAACACCATTTTACCTATAAAGAACATTTCTTTTATTAACCATTAAGAGATTAAGAAGCATTAAGTCTAAATTTTCTCAATCTCTTAATGGTAAAACAAATTACAAGAACGTTGAATTTAAAAGTAAACTGGTTTAAAATCATTTGAAACTTACATAATAATTGTATTTTTGCAATCGTTAAATAAAAAATAGAAATGGGAAGAGCATTCGAATTTAGAAAAGGAAGAAAGATGAAACGTTGGTCAGCAATGGCAAAAGCGTTTACACGTATAGGAAAAGATATTGTAATGGCCGTAAAGGAAGGTGGACCAAATCCTGAAGCCAACTCCCGATTAAGAGCCGTAATCCAGAATTCAAAGGCAGTCAATATGCCAAAGGATAACGTAGAACGCGCCATCAAAAAAGCAACCGACAAAGATACTGCCAACTACAAAGAAGTACTTTTTGAAGGGTACGCACCCCACGGAATCGCCCTTCTAGTAGAAACCGCTACCGACAACAACAACAGAACCGTTGCCAACGTACGTAGCTATTTTAACAAATGCAACGGAACATTAGGAACACAAGGTTCGGTAGAATTTATGTTTGACCACACTTGCAACTTCCGTATTCCTGCCGAAGGTCTTGACCCAGAAGAACTAGAATTGGAACTAATCGATTTTGGTGCCGAAGAAGTTTTTGAAGACGAAGACGGAATCTTAATCTATGCTCCTTTCAACAGCTTTGGAACCATCCAAAAAGAACTAGAAAGCCGCAACATCGAAATCCTATCATCAGGTTTTGAAAGAATTCCGCAAATCACCAAAAAACTATCCGAAGCCGAAATGGCCGACGTAGAAAAATTGATTGAAAAAATGGAAGAAGACGATGACGTCATGAACGTCTATCATACTATGGAAGAAGCTTAAACCCTTCTCTCCTATCCACATACAAGAACTCTAGCGAAAGCTGGAGTTTTCTTTTTGGAGCTGATCCAGCTATGCGTTCCCGCTTTTTTCTGATACAAAGTAAAGGAGAAGTCTCACGACTCATACCCTATCAAATTGTCACTTACTCAAATTTCTGTTGCATAATATTTACACTCAAAGGATTTACAGTGAATGAGATACCTACGGAACAAAACAAGGGGGATTATTGGGAAAATAGCATCTTATAAACTCAAATACACTACATCATTATCAGCAATTCACCTGAAGTATTACGTACTTAAAAACACCGATTTTCTTTCTTTTACACTAAAAACATGTATTGTAATTAAATGAAACAAACAGTAGTTTTTCAAAGACTCATGTTATCCGCTATTATTTTCCCCACCTTCTGTTTTTTTTTACTTAAAACACTGTATTTATGTGTTTTACAAATTCAACAAGCTCAAATAACGCAACAAAAAGTAAGCAATTACTTGTTTATCCGTATCTGTTTTTGTACCTTAGTAATCTGTTTCAGAAGTGTTGAAATACTTACACTATATTAAAAACATAGTCAACAACATTAATTTTTGATTTTCCTATCTTAAATTAATCCGCAGAAAACACCAGTAATACCCCACTGGACACTGCCCTACTTATATATCCAATTATAAGAGACAGAAAAAACAAAATTAATTACTGCTGAAGTAAAACACAAAACTATCGAAAGCGATAAAGAAAAACTATCCTAAGAACGTCCTTCTGAACAATGATTCCCAACTATACAAACCAACACAAAACCTAATCATAGCAATAATATATTTACACTAACATTTAAAAAAATGATATTATGAAACATAGAAATACAATGACGATTGCGGTGTTTATTCTCTTAAGTAGTGGAGGACTGCAAGCACAAGAAAGCTCAACTGCAACAGGTGGAGAAGCTTTTGGAGTAGGCGGAACAACAAGCTACTCGATAGGTCAATTAGTTTACACTACTAATTCAGTAACAAACGGAAGTATAGTACAAGGTGTACAACAACCTTACGAAATTTCTACAATATTAGGCGTAAAGGAAACAACTATTCGATTAGAACTTTCTATTTATCCCAACCCTACAACCAATTATTTAACCTTAAAAACAAAGGATAGTTCTAATTTGAGCTATCACCTATACGATCTACAGGGAAAAGTAATTGAAAATAAAAAAATAATTACAACTGAAACTACTATAAAATCAGAAGAATTACCCACAGCTACTTACTTATTAAAAGTGATTAAAAACAACAAAGTAACCAAAACATTTAAAATTATTAAAAATTAAAAATCATGAAAAGAATATTTACTATAGCTGCAGCATTAATGATGACTGCAAACATATGGGCTCAAGCCCCAGAAAAAATGAGCTACCAAGCTGTTATTCGGAATGCAAGTAATGAACTTGTAAATACCCAAAACGTAGGTATGCAAATAAGTATACTACAAACTTCGGCAACTGGAACTGCAATTTACGTAGAAACCCAAACACCAAGTACTAATGCCAATGGCTTAATAAGTTTAGAAATAGGAACAGGAACTCTTGTCAGTGGAGATTTTACGACAATTGATTGGGCTAACGGTACCTATTTTATAAAAACAGAAACCGATCCTATTGGTGGGACAAGTTACACTATTACAGGAACAACACAACTAATGAGTGTTCCTTATGCATTACACGCTAAAACAGCTGAAAACTTTACAGGTAATATTACTGAAAGTCAAATTTCTGATTTAAAGCATGAAAAGATATCTAATATCCAATTAAACGGGTCTATCCTAGAAATTACTGAAGGTGGTCAAGCTTTTTCTATTGATTTAAGTCCAATTACATCTCAAGCATATTCAGAAGGATATAATTTAGGTTACGATACTGGATACGATAATGGATACGATACTGGATTTGATGATGGATACAACATTGGAGGTCCATGATTAATACGATAATGGATCAGGTAACAAATTAAAAAAACTTTAGATCACAAATGTAGTGCATTTCCTTTATAATCTACTACTTGAAACGTCTTTAGGGCATAACAGCTATTCGTTCACTCTTTTTATTTATCTTGTAAAAAAATATAAAATAGCTCTCGCGAAGCGTCGCGATTACCTGGGCTAGGGATTTCGAGGATTAAATTATTTTATATACATAAATAAACAATAAAAATTAATAGTACATGAAAACCTCAAATTTTAAACTACTTACAGTTTTAACTGCAATGATACTATTTATTGGAACATTTACATCTTGTTCTGATGATGATGGACCAACTGTAAAAATCACTGTTAACGAAGGACCTTCCGGAGATATTGGTGGAGACTTTACTGGTAATGGCGGAAATGGATCAAGAATAATTAATTGGAAAAACAACTTAGCAACGGCTGATTATAATGCTGATATTACTGCCACAGCATCTGGAACATTCCAAATGGTAGTTGCAGACGCTAATGGAACTGTGGTGCTTGATAGAAGAATTAATGGTGCAACTGAACCAGATTCTATAGATGGCGTAACAAATGCAGGAGTACCCGGAAATTGGACTGTTACTATTACGCTGACTTCATTCAATGGAGACGGTAGTTATTCATTAAGTGCTGGAAACTAATAACAATTAACACATAAATTATTAAAAGGGCTGTCTCAATTTGACAGTCTTTTTTTTTAAAATAATGTCCCGTCCTGAAATGGCGATACTCAAATAGTACCCTAATGAAGAAACAAAGTAAAACTGAAATTTGAGTACTTTAAATCATAAGCCCTCTAAATAAGTTACAATAAAAATATTAGTTATATTTGAAATACAATAGTGACGGCTCCTGTCTAAGTCTATAAATTTCGACCACGCAGATATGACGGCAGTTCATCGGTTCGTTAGCGGATTTGCAATCCGTGCCCGCAAACAAAAAACAGACTACATTCATAACAATCCAGTAAAAGAGAAAATTGTCACCTTACCCGAAGATTATTTTTTTAGTTCTGCTAGAAATTATGCAAGTTTAGACCATGATTTAGAAGTAGTTTTATTGGATTTATTT from Flavobacterium ovatum carries:
- a CDS encoding arylsulfatase encodes the protein MKTLKITALLSVLLISCASKNEAQTSKNSKPNVILVMTDDQGYGDVAAHGNTIIKTPELDLFYKESYHLTDFHVGPTCAPTRSGLMTGRYADEVGVWHTVGGWSLLRENEKTLGDMFTQAGYVTGGFGKWHLGDNHDFLPENRGFQHTVMHQGGGVEQTPDYWGNTYFNDTYFKNGKPQKYTGYCTDVFFGEAIDFIKSNKNKPFFCYIATNAPHGPYNVPVEYYNMYKDISDDLLSDSQKRFYGMITNADENFGKLRKSIQQLGIADNTILIFMTDNGTSSGYSFKEGKVRGYNAGMKGNKGSEYEGGHRVPFFIYWKNGKITGSKDINTLTAHVDIMPTLAELCGIQLPKDHLELAGKSFVPLLKGKAFDSNRILITDSQRVQEPRKWKNSSVMQDKWRLINGKDLYNISTDIGQKDNLASKNPEKVAELKSFYENWWNKTAPTFKDVVSFKVGTKVENPITLTAHDVHGEEGKQPWNQTMIRNGSMGLGYWNVDIVEEGNYEIELRRYPVESKLALNAVAKGISKQELPGLENPVPAGTKMNYVSATVQFGNEKKEQIKVNPNALSADFKMHLKAGKTILNASFINAQGQENVAYYVYIKKV
- a CDS encoding kelch repeat-containing protein, which translates into the protein MTQKYLFTGLGVLIIALGCSRKIQSSAESVSKQWQEVNSKDDSKPIARHEAAFVRVNSKMYLLGGRGIRPVSIYDALTQKWSLGAKPPIELHHFQPVVYQDNVYFIGALTGQYPAEVPVPVIYSYNTTTNSWATGDKIPTARLRGSTGNVIHDGIVYISCGITNGHIDGHQNKMDSYNIKTGEWKVLPDAPRARDHFQAVLAKDKIYVLGGRLSKAPKNTFAETIGAVDVFDIKKNKWETLKSPLPNERAGTMATLYKNQVLVIGGESIRQNPAHAEVDALNIKTNEWSVFPKLVTGRHGSGVVIYNNTLYIASGCGNRGGSPELTTMEKY
- a CDS encoding pentapeptide repeat-containing protein yields the protein MSQYFLDINYNGQIYSEEVLNFKEFEACVFTDCDFSACSFTAVTFIDCNFNNCNFNGTKISHVAFRTVHFNNCQIKEVNFAMCDKLIFEIHFNNCFLDFSKFYALKMKATSFTNCSLIAVDFMQTDLTAVFFNNCDLYRAEFDHANANKADFKTSRNYTIDPKKTKLKKAVFSLAELKGLLFSHNIIVE
- a CDS encoding GNAT family N-acetyltransferase, producing MNAKTEFLPNNKIEISAANPADFEIIQAIAKATWPEAYGAILSIEQMNYMLDLFYSVDKMKADSANGHYFALAKENETILGFVSFEHHYFNNQTTKIHKLYLLPVSQGKGVGKLLVDYVAKNAKDNESQSVCLNVNRFNKALGFYKKIGFSIVKEENIDIGQGYWMEDYVMEIRI
- a CDS encoding NAD(P)H-hydrate dehydratase gives rise to the protein MRPIKYIDKNEILKRFKPVAFDTHKGIQGHALIIAGSYGKIGAAVLATKSCIKTGCGLVTAFIPRCGYHILQLANPEVMVYTDDVEKRISNINIGFHPNAIGIGPGLGISPQTQKAVLNFLKKNYYPMVIDADGLNILSKNPEGLAYLSPKTILTPHPKELKRLVGDWQNEEDKMAKTISFSIKHNVIVVMKGAPTHIINGSYVYQNSTGNAALATAGSGDVLTGIITSLLAQSYDSLDAAIIGVYLHGLTADLALPEMGTQSFIASDIIQYLGKAFLSLEKKKG
- the gcvT gene encoding glycine cleavage system aminomethyltransferase GcvT, with translation MKNTALTHIHEALGAKMLPFAGYNMPISYEGINAEHETVRTAVGVFDVSHMGEFLLSGPNALALIQKVTSNDAAVLVDGKAQYSCLPNATGGIVDDLLVYKIKDEQYLLVVNASNIDKDWEWISSQNDLDVDMKNLSEDYSLLAIQGPKAVEAMQALSSIDLASIEYYNFVVGDFAGIEHVIISATGYTGAGGFEIYCKNSEAKQIWNKVFEAGAAFGIKPIGLAARDTLRLEMGFCLYGNDINDTTSPLEAGLGWITKFNKEFTNSANLKAQKEAGVTRKLVGFEMQERAIPRHDYEIVDANGNEIGIVTSGTMSPSLNKGIGLGYVTVENSKIDSEIFIRIRKKDAAAKVVKLPFYKK
- a CDS encoding YebC/PmpR family DNA-binding transcriptional regulator yields the protein MGRAFEFRKGRKMKRWSAMAKAFTRIGKDIVMAVKEGGPNPEANSRLRAVIQNSKAVNMPKDNVERAIKKATDKDTANYKEVLFEGYAPHGIALLVETATDNNNRTVANVRSYFNKCNGTLGTQGSVEFMFDHTCNFRIPAEGLDPEELELELIDFGAEEVFEDEDGILIYAPFNSFGTIQKELESRNIEILSSGFERIPQITKKLSEAEMADVEKLIEKMEEDDDVMNVYHTMEEA
- a CDS encoding T9SS type A sorting domain-containing protein; its protein translation is MKHRNTMTIAVFILLSSGGLQAQESSTATGGEAFGVGGTTSYSIGQLVYTTNSVTNGSIVQGVQQPYEISTILGVKETTIRLELSIYPNPTTNYLTLKTKDSSNLSYHLYDLQGKVIENKKIITTETTIKSEELPTATYLLKVIKNNKVTKTFKIIKN